Proteins from a genomic interval of Gemmatimonadota bacterium:
- a CDS encoding SDR family oxidoreductase, whose amino-acid sequence MRILLTGGAGFLGSHLCDRLLDEGHELIVMDNLLTGRAKNIAHLFGQNGFTFIKHDVTQYIYVKEPLDYVLHFASPASPDDFSRYPIRILKVGAHGTHNALGVARAKKAKFFLASTSEIYGDPLVHPQPESYLGNVNTLGVRGVYDEAKRFAEAMTMAYHRESGIDTRIVRIFNTYGPRMRKNDGRAIPNFVNRALADEPLKVYGDGSQTRSICYVSDLIEGIYRLMHTDYHAPVNIGNPSSETSMLDLAKKIIELTESKSEIALMPNAQIGDDPQMRQPDITLAKKLLGWEPKVTPEQGLRQTIEWFREN is encoded by the coding sequence CACGAACTAATTGTCATGGATAACCTGTTGACCGGACGTGCAAAAAATATCGCACACCTGTTTGGTCAGAATGGTTTTACATTTATCAAACACGATGTGACGCAATACATCTATGTGAAGGAGCCACTGGATTATGTATTGCATTTTGCCAGCCCGGCCAGCCCCGATGATTTTTCGCGCTATCCCATTCGCATCCTGAAAGTGGGCGCGCACGGTACGCACAACGCGCTCGGTGTGGCGCGTGCAAAAAAAGCGAAGTTTTTTTTGGCCTCAACATCCGAAATTTACGGCGATCCGCTGGTACATCCGCAGCCAGAATCGTATTTGGGCAATGTCAATACACTGGGCGTGCGTGGCGTCTATGACGAAGCCAAGCGCTTTGCCGAAGCCATGACAATGGCCTATCACCGCGAAAGCGGGATCGATACGCGGATTGTGCGGATTTTTAATACCTATGGCCCCCGCATGCGCAAAAACGATGGACGAGCCATTCCCAATTTTGTCAATCGGGCACTGGCAGATGAACCACTGAAAGTATATGGCGACGGCAGTCAAACGCGCAGTATCTGTTATGTTTCAGACCTGATTGAGGGGATCTATCGATTGATGCACACGGATTATCATGCGCCCGTAAACATCGGCAATCCATCGAGTGAAACATCGATGTTAGATCTGGCAAAAAAGATTATTGAACTAACCGAGAGCAAAAGCGAAATCGCGCTCATGCCCAATGCACAAATCGGCGACGATCCTCAAATGCGACAACCCGATATCACCCTGGCCAAAAAACTCCTGGGATGGGAACCCAAAGTGACGCCAGAGCAGGGATTGCGACAGACAATAGAGTGGTTCAGGGAGAATTAG
- a CDS encoding acetylxylan esterase, whose product MKTESLRRALHDLLGIPAARCDLAPESRGQIERDGIVVEKWIWTSEPGSRVPSVLYRPAHPTAPMPSIVITCGHGGSKSQWQYTYIPQLYAKLGLACLVLDPVGEEERHICGDLGTRAHDPEEVHTCADDAGRLIMGKLVFDTMRGIDFLFTRSDIDQERVGVAGNSLGGAKASWMLALDTRLKLALVSGWALCDTMTVTGKFCTRVPNQRLRTLCTWPEFLSLSAPHCAVLILNGDADVIIDTEGDGAAWEGTRNTVTCAAPNFPDSHIACWFEPAGGHRPYFGYTVALKWIHRHLGAPGFDPEESLPTLNSGDWCDANGIVLEKLYGTDLHQRGATLPDLGIRPIHRTDLSCLRPEEIGDPSYTLEGWLEQIQTWR is encoded by the coding sequence ATGAAAACCGAATCCCTGCGCCGCGCCCTGCACGACCTCCTGGGCATCCCCGCCGCCCGCTGCGACCTGGCTCCGGAGTCCCGCGGACAGATCGAACGGGATGGAATCGTCGTCGAAAAATGGATCTGGACGAGCGAACCCGGTTCCCGCGTCCCCTCCGTACTCTATCGACCCGCACACCCCACCGCACCTATGCCCTCCATCGTAATCACCTGCGGCCACGGCGGCAGCAAAAGCCAGTGGCAGTACACCTACATCCCCCAACTCTACGCCAAACTCGGGCTGGCCTGCCTGGTTCTGGACCCAGTGGGAGAAGAAGAGCGGCACATCTGCGGCGACCTGGGTACCCGGGCACACGATCCTGAAGAAGTCCACACCTGCGCTGATGATGCTGGCCGGCTCATCATGGGCAAGCTCGTCTTCGACACGATGCGGGGCATCGATTTCCTCTTCACCCGGAGCGACATTGACCAGGAGCGCGTCGGTGTGGCGGGGAACTCCCTCGGTGGTGCCAAGGCCTCCTGGATGCTGGCCCTCGACACCCGCCTCAAGCTGGCCCTGGTCTCAGGTTGGGCACTGTGTGACACCATGACGGTCACCGGCAAGTTCTGCACCCGCGTCCCGAATCAGCGCCTGCGCACCCTCTGTACCTGGCCGGAATTCCTCTCCCTATCTGCGCCCCACTGCGCCGTCCTCATTCTCAACGGCGACGCCGACGTCATCATCGACACAGAGGGAGACGGTGCCGCGTGGGAAGGTACCCGGAACACCGTGACCTGCGCAGCGCCGAATTTCCCAGACAGCCACATCGCGTGCTGGTTCGAACCGGCGGGAGGTCATCGACCCTACTTCGGATACACCGTCGCCCTAAAATGGATCCACCGCCACCTCGGTGCCCCCGGTTTCGACCCCGAAGAGAGCCTGCCCACCCTCAACTCGGGCGACTGGTGCGACGCCAATGGCATCGTCCTGGAAAAACTCTACGGCACCGACCTCCACCAGCGCGGCGCCACCCTTCCCGACCTCGGCATCCGGCCCATACACCGCACCGATCTATCGTGCCTCCGGCCAGAGGAAATAGGCGACCCGAGCTACACCCTGGAAGGCTGGCTGGAGCAGATCCAGACCTGGCGGTAA